DNA sequence from the bacterium genome:
TCTTAAATAGTGAAGATTGTTTATGCACGGCAACCGCATTTCAGACAATGGGAATAGAAATAGCCGGATTGGGTACCGACCGGGTTATCGTGCAAGGAAAAGGGTTATTCGGGTTAGAAGAACCCATGCAAGTATTAAACGCGGGGAACTCGGGAACAACTATGCGGTTGATTCTCGGTATACTTGCAGGTCAAGATTTTTTTGCTGTACTTACCGGCGACCAATACCTATGCCAGCGGCCAATGAAACGCGTGATTGAACCGTTGACGAAAATGGGCGCTAAAATTTACGGCCGAAATAATAATAACTATCCACCGCTATCTATCCACGGTGGGAATCTGCGAGCGATAGATTATAAACTTCCTATTGCGAGCGCACAGGTTAAGTCTGCGCTTCTACTCGCTGGGCTTTATGCGAACGGAACAACGACGATAACGGAACCAGCGGCTTCGCGCGACCATACGGAACGGATGCTTCGGTACCTAGGAGTAGAAGTCACAATTGCCGGATTAACTTGCATCATTCAAGGTGGCCAAAAATTGGTAGCAAAAGATTTATCGGTTCCAGGCGATATTTCATCTGCAGCGTTTTTTATTGCTGCTGGATTACTTATCCCCGATTCTAAATTAGTGATTAAAAATGTTGGGATAAATCCAACCCGAACTGGATTGCTGCATGTCTTAAAAGAAATGGGCGCATATATCCAATTAGAAAATCAACATGAGGATGGACCTGAACCGGTAGCGGAT
Encoded proteins:
- the aroA gene encoding 3-phosphoshikimate 1-carboxyvinyltransferase, whose protein sequence is METLTINQITHAISGEISVPGDKSISHRAIMFSAISEGTTTITGFLNSEDCLCTATAFQTMGIEIAGLGTDRVIVQGKGLFGLEEPMQVLNAGNSGTTMRLILGILAGQDFFAVLTGDQYLCQRPMKRVIEPLTKMGAKIYGRNNNNYPPLSIHGGNLRAIDYKLPIASAQVKSALLLAGLYANGTTTITEPAASRDHTERMLRYLGVEVTIAGLTCIIQGGQKLVAKDLSVPGDISSAAFFIAAGLLIPDSKLVIKNVGINPTRTGLLHVLKEMGAYIQLENQHEDGPEPVADIVVQWSQLYGTEIGGTIIPTLIDEIPILAVLATQAEGRTVIRDAAELRVKETDRIHAVVSELTRFGAKIEEQDDGMIIYGPTALTGTTCHSFGDHRIAMSLAIAGLIARGTTSVSDTECINTSFPTFTQLLSQLTNQPKL